A genomic region of Alistipes megaguti contains the following coding sequences:
- a CDS encoding RagB/SusD family nutrient uptake outer membrane protein has product MTMVPAIFMTACVSLDEEPLTFITPEQFYQSEADANASCLGLYSELYHSREIWVHTTRGVEANNHDGRMRDANLVEPLATSDDMSTLWQSYYHLVRMCNSTIDGISASSLRDDIKAKYIGEAKALRASAYLRLAKNWGDVPMRLTSQVEDSYWELSPMKDVYNQVFADLNDALYTVWGVGEKKAERVDQAAVRFMIADAAITIAQSARSYRSGDPDAAALKPYDDAFGDRIDELFELAHKHLDTLINQQSYYKLTDTKTSRWIDMFGRTADGTDNTANSTEIVLRTATIPVTYTGGTSSVPSVSNYLPSSDGGTAIRPTYEYVASFDKDDIRRNEGFIWYYIEEQTLETETIYHLPYRQFGNEPYVELGYSFAQPTPGYADYPNIDLGERWDDRKQEYTASDGHKTIIFFDPGFRTPYCGKFYDKSCTSGAPAISVPVYRMAEAYLMFAEAEAALHGVTDLAVDHLNAIHSRAFKNPEAHTFTKADFADLNDFNRALLDEYIWEFALENKSFFACIRMGKLQERIAKVVSTYAPKFEAYDGPVLGVEAGIDDQDQYQYALRQRKTRGTDQYWLLYPYPGEGELNDALDGHTRMNY; this is encoded by the coding sequence ATGACAATGGTCCCCGCCATCTTCATGACGGCGTGCGTCTCGCTGGACGAGGAGCCTCTGACATTCATCACCCCCGAACAGTTCTACCAGTCCGAAGCGGATGCCAATGCCAGCTGCCTGGGCCTCTATTCGGAACTCTACCATTCGCGCGAAATCTGGGTCCACACCACTCGCGGTGTCGAGGCCAACAACCACGACGGACGTATGCGCGACGCCAACCTGGTCGAACCGCTGGCCACCTCCGACGACATGTCGACCCTCTGGCAGAGCTACTACCACCTCGTACGCATGTGCAACTCGACCATCGACGGAATCTCGGCCTCCAGCCTGCGCGACGACATCAAGGCCAAATACATCGGCGAAGCCAAGGCGCTGAGAGCTTCGGCCTACCTGCGTCTGGCCAAAAACTGGGGCGATGTCCCGATGAGACTCACCTCGCAGGTCGAGGACAGCTACTGGGAACTCTCGCCCATGAAGGATGTCTACAACCAGGTCTTCGCCGATCTGAACGATGCCCTCTATACGGTCTGGGGCGTGGGTGAGAAGAAGGCCGAACGCGTCGATCAGGCCGCCGTACGCTTCATGATCGCCGATGCCGCCATCACCATCGCTCAATCGGCCCGCAGCTATCGTTCCGGAGATCCCGACGCCGCAGCCCTGAAACCCTACGACGACGCCTTCGGCGACCGGATCGACGAGCTCTTCGAACTGGCTCACAAACATCTGGACACCCTGATCAACCAACAGTCCTATTACAAGCTGACCGATACGAAAACCAGCCGCTGGATCGACATGTTCGGCCGAACGGCCGACGGAACCGACAATACGGCCAACTCAACCGAAATCGTCCTCCGCACGGCAACGATCCCCGTGACCTATACCGGCGGAACGAGCAGCGTACCCTCGGTCTCCAACTACCTCCCCTCGAGCGACGGCGGCACCGCGATCCGTCCGACCTACGAATATGTCGCTTCGTTCGACAAGGATGATATCCGCCGCAACGAAGGCTTCATCTGGTACTACATCGAAGAGCAGACACTCGAAACTGAAACGATCTACCACCTGCCCTATCGCCAGTTCGGAAATGAGCCCTACGTCGAGCTCGGATACAGCTTCGCACAGCCCACGCCCGGTTACGCCGACTATCCGAACATCGATCTCGGCGAGCGCTGGGACGACCGCAAGCAGGAGTATACCGCCAGCGACGGTCACAAGACGATCATCTTCTTCGACCCCGGATTCCGCACCCCCTATTGCGGCAAATTCTATGACAAGTCGTGTACGTCGGGAGCTCCGGCCATCTCGGTGCCCGTCTACCGCATGGCCGAGGCCTACCTCATGTTCGCCGAGGCCGAGGCTGCCCTGCACGGCGTGACGGATCTGGCCGTCGACCACCTGAACGCCATCCACTCCCGGGCCTTCAAGAATCCCGAGGCCCACACCTTCACGAAAGCCGACTTCGCCGATCTGAACGATTTCAACCGGGCCCTGCTCGACGAATACATCTGGGAATTCGCCCTCGAGAACAAGAGTTTCTTCGCCTGCATCCGCATGGGCAAGCTCCAGGAGCGAATCGCCAAGGTGGTCAGCACGTATGCTCCCAAGTTCGAAGCCTATGACGGTCCGGTTCTGGGCGTCGAGGCCGGAATCGACGATCAGGACCAGTACCAGTATGCCCTGCGCCAGCGCAAGACCCGCGGCACGGACCAGTACTGGCTGCTGTATCCCTATCCGGGCGAGGGAGAGCTCAACGACGCGCTCGACGGCCATACCCGCATGAACTACTAA
- the lnt gene encoding apolipoprotein N-acyltransferase — protein sequence MLRRFAAVILSAILLAPGWLGATGFSLFAGLVPLLWISDSLSASRRDWWRMLGWATLAFVLWNALTIWWIWYATPVGPVAATVASTFLNLIAFMLFHTVSKRAHKALAYVTLVTAWITTEYWYTVGDFSWPWLILGNGFSHAVWMVQWYEYTGVFGGSLWVLVVNILLFEAWKERRNPRKWGAAAAALILPMGVSLAVSAGWKQPDEGTVRVSIIQPNVDCYDKFHGDAERQEQNILDLLGQVPDDAQFILLPETAVPGYYVEPALSDFPWSSDEAGVFWLQLTDSLRRNHPDALLVTGANTIRRYAPGAQTETARRDRFSNGYYDVFNTAVGLDSAGRMQLHHKGRLVIGVENTPTWVFDVLRFLVIDLGGVVGQIGKGTHGSAFEHDGVRVGPAICYEGLYGDFYGDFVRRGAQFMAIVSNDGWWGDTPGYRQLFSISRLRAIEHRRAIARSANTGESGFISPTGKVGQTLGWEERGILSAEVTLNSQMTFYTRYGDFVARISEYVLLLCLLYFAAYRVKRRNHLVK from the coding sequence ATGTTGCGCAGATTTGCAGCGGTAATCCTTTCGGCCATCCTCCTCGCTCCGGGATGGCTCGGCGCTACGGGCTTCTCGCTCTTCGCCGGGTTGGTCCCCCTGCTCTGGATCAGCGACTCGCTGAGCGCATCCCGACGCGACTGGTGGCGGATGTTGGGGTGGGCCACGCTGGCTTTCGTGCTGTGGAACGCGCTGACCATCTGGTGGATCTGGTATGCAACACCCGTCGGACCCGTGGCCGCTACCGTCGCCTCGACGTTCCTCAATCTGATCGCTTTCATGCTCTTCCACACCGTCTCGAAGCGTGCCCACAAGGCCCTGGCCTACGTCACGCTCGTCACGGCCTGGATCACGACCGAATACTGGTACACCGTCGGCGACTTCTCGTGGCCCTGGCTCATCCTCGGAAACGGCTTTTCGCACGCGGTCTGGATGGTGCAATGGTACGAATACACCGGCGTCTTCGGCGGTTCGCTCTGGGTGCTGGTGGTCAACATCCTCCTCTTCGAGGCCTGGAAGGAGCGCCGCAATCCGCGCAAATGGGGCGCCGCGGCTGCAGCCCTGATCCTGCCGATGGGAGTGTCGCTGGCGGTCAGCGCCGGATGGAAGCAACCCGACGAGGGAACGGTCCGCGTCAGCATCATCCAGCCCAATGTCGACTGTTACGACAAGTTCCACGGCGACGCCGAACGGCAAGAACAGAATATTCTCGATCTGCTCGGACAGGTGCCCGACGACGCTCAGTTCATCCTGCTGCCCGAAACCGCCGTCCCGGGATATTACGTCGAACCCGCACTGAGCGACTTCCCCTGGAGCAGCGACGAGGCCGGGGTCTTCTGGCTGCAACTCACCGATTCGCTGCGCCGCAACCATCCCGACGCCCTGCTCGTCACCGGTGCCAACACCATCCGCCGCTACGCCCCCGGCGCACAGACCGAAACCGCCCGCCGCGACCGCTTCTCGAACGGGTACTACGATGTCTTCAACACGGCCGTGGGACTCGACTCCGCTGGCCGCATGCAACTGCACCACAAAGGCCGGCTGGTCATCGGCGTCGAAAACACCCCGACGTGGGTCTTCGACGTCTTGCGTTTCCTGGTCATCGACCTGGGCGGTGTCGTCGGGCAGATCGGAAAAGGAACCCACGGATCGGCCTTCGAGCATGACGGCGTCCGGGTCGGCCCGGCCATCTGTTACGAGGGACTCTACGGCGACTTCTACGGCGATTTCGTACGCCGAGGCGCCCAATTCATGGCCATCGTCTCCAACGACGGCTGGTGGGGCGATACCCCCGGCTACAGGCAACTCTTCTCGATCTCGAGACTGAGAGCCATCGAGCACCGCAGGGCCATCGCACGCTCGGCAAACACCGGAGAGTCGGGTTTCATCTCTCCCACGGGAAAGGTCGGACAGACGCTCGGTTGGGAGGAACGAGGCATTCTCTCGGCGGAGGTGACCCTCAACTCGCAGATGACCTTCTACACCCGCTACGGAGACTTTGTGGCCCGCATCTCGGAGTATGTGCTGCTGCTCTGCCTCCTCTATTTCGCAGCCTACCGCGTCAAGCGACGAAACCATCTTGTGAAATAA
- a CDS encoding folylpolyglutamate synthase/dihydrofolate synthase family protein, with protein MNYNQTLEFLFQSLPAFETQGATGYKPGLERISAFCRHIGNPQRNFFTIHVAGTNGKGSVAHIIASVLQQAGYRTGLFTSPHLIDFRERIRVDGEMIPKQKVVNFVDKHHDKMVELELSFFEMTAAMAFDYFAQSDVEVAVIETGLGGRLDATNIIVPILSVITNIGLEHTALLGDTLPKIAREKAGIIKKSIPVIIGEADPRYNEVFEQIAAANKSRVIYAEKEFRCEEHHTEGDYQHFRLRRTRDNREFDAELDLKGEYQVRNIVTASAAVDFLHEETPLTISRRAYLEGLRNAAANTSLMGRWQKLGDAPLTICDTGHNAHGIAWVAEQLRSTPHRELYCVIGFVRDKDLAHILPLLPREAHYLFTQARSERALPAAELAAKAAIYGLQGEAFGEVGEALKRAREQASAEDMIFIGGSTYVVAEVL; from the coding sequence ATGAACTATAACCAGACTCTCGAATTCCTCTTTCAGTCGTTGCCCGCCTTCGAAACCCAGGGCGCAACGGGGTACAAGCCGGGATTGGAGCGGATCTCCGCATTCTGCCGACACATCGGAAACCCCCAGCGGAACTTCTTCACCATCCATGTGGCCGGTACGAACGGCAAGGGCTCCGTGGCACACATCATCGCCTCGGTGCTCCAGCAGGCCGGATACCGGACCGGACTCTTCACCTCGCCCCATCTGATCGACTTCCGCGAGCGCATCCGCGTCGACGGCGAGATGATCCCTAAACAGAAGGTTGTCAACTTCGTCGACAAACACCATGACAAGATGGTTGAACTCGAACTCTCGTTCTTCGAAATGACCGCGGCCATGGCCTTCGACTACTTCGCACAGAGCGACGTCGAGGTCGCCGTCATCGAAACCGGCCTCGGCGGCCGGCTCGATGCCACGAACATCATCGTCCCCATTCTGAGCGTCATCACCAACATCGGCCTCGAACACACCGCCCTGTTGGGCGACACCCTCCCGAAGATCGCCCGCGAAAAGGCCGGAATCATCAAGAAGAGCATTCCGGTGATCATCGGCGAAGCCGATCCCCGCTACAACGAGGTCTTCGAACAGATCGCAGCAGCCAACAAGTCGCGCGTGATCTATGCCGAAAAGGAGTTCCGCTGCGAGGAGCACCACACAGAGGGTGATTACCAGCACTTCCGGCTCCGCCGCACACGCGACAACCGGGAGTTCGATGCCGAACTCGATCTGAAGGGCGAATACCAGGTCCGCAACATCGTGACGGCTTCGGCCGCCGTCGACTTCCTCCACGAGGAGACCCCGCTGACGATCTCCCGCCGCGCCTATCTCGAGGGTCTGCGCAATGCGGCTGCCAACACCTCGCTCATGGGCCGCTGGCAGAAGCTGGGCGACGCCCCGCTGACGATCTGCGACACGGGGCACAACGCCCACGGAATCGCCTGGGTGGCCGAGCAGCTCCGCTCGACGCCCCACAGAGAGCTCTACTGCGTCATCGGATTTGTCCGCGACAAGGATCTGGCCCACATTCTGCCCCTGCTGCCGCGCGAAGCCCATTATCTCTTCACACAGGCCCGCTCCGAAAGGGCGCTTCCCGCCGCCGAACTGGCTGCCAAGGCTGCCATCTACGGGTTACAGGGTGAAGCCTTCGGGGAGGTGGGCGAGGCCCTGAAGCGGGCTCGCGAACAGGCTTCGGCCGAAGACATGATCTTCATCGGCGGAAGCACCTACGTCGTGGCCGAGGTGCTCTGA
- a CDS encoding DUF3467 domain-containing protein, translating into MAEMKQFGIDLELDDSVAQGHYSNLAIISHSTSEFIIDFATVLPGVAKARVKSRIILTPEHAKRLLRSLQDNIIRYESNVGKIEIPTPTPIPDTGPKMGQA; encoded by the coding sequence ATGGCAGAGATGAAACAGTTTGGTATCGACCTTGAGTTGGACGATTCGGTGGCCCAGGGACACTATTCGAATCTGGCCATCATATCGCACTCCACCTCGGAGTTCATCATCGACTTTGCGACGGTGCTTCCGGGGGTAGCGAAGGCGCGGGTCAAGAGTCGCATTATCCTCACGCCGGAGCATGCCAAGCGGCTGCTTCGCTCGCTGCAGGACAACATCATCCGTTACGAGAGCAACGTGGGCAAGATTGAGATTCCGACCCCGACGCCGATTCCGGATACGGGTCCCAAAATGGGCCAGGCCTGA
- a CDS encoding LysE family translocator, whose translation MAFEIVETLFRGICVGVAASITVGPVAVLCIQRTLSKSRRSGIVSGIGVACADTFMAMAALFFYSMLQTQIEQYNTLLRVIGGIFVVIVGVFIFAQNPVPQIRRNRAGKSSLWQDFASIFGLTIANFIMVVPYILAFFAVFKISSGEMTDHTVGGFFRALFVIAGFFCGAATWWTFLACVINLFRRRFRPRHMLTINHVAGIIIGILGIYTILSTFFDIFPNVGH comes from the coding sequence ATGGCATTCGAGATCGTTGAAACCCTCTTCCGCGGAATCTGCGTGGGCGTCGCGGCTTCCATCACCGTCGGCCCCGTAGCCGTGCTGTGCATCCAGCGGACCCTCTCCAAAAGCCGACGGTCGGGAATCGTCTCCGGAATCGGAGTCGCCTGCGCCGACACCTTCATGGCCATGGCTGCCCTCTTCTTCTACTCGATGCTCCAAACCCAGATCGAGCAATACAACACCCTGCTCAGGGTCATCGGCGGCATCTTCGTCGTCATCGTCGGCGTCTTCATCTTCGCCCAGAACCCCGTCCCCCAGATCCGCCGAAACAGAGCCGGGAAAAGCTCCCTCTGGCAGGACTTCGCATCGATATTCGGCCTGACGATCGCCAACTTCATCATGGTCGTCCCCTATATCCTCGCCTTCTTCGCCGTCTTCAAAATCTCGAGCGGCGAAATGACCGACCATACCGTCGGCGGATTCTTCCGCGCCCTGTTCGTCATCGCCGGATTCTTCTGCGGCGCCGCCACCTGGTGGACCTTCCTGGCCTGCGTGATCAACCTCTTCCGGAGAAGATTCCGCCCCCGCCACATGCTCACGATCAACCATGTTGCCGGTATCATCATCGGCATCCTCGGCATTTACACCATATTATCCACCTTCTTTGACATCTTCCCAAATGTCGGACACTAA
- the cmk gene encoding (d)CMP kinase encodes MSDTKKTNPKIIIAVDGYSSCGKSTFAKAIAARLGYIFIDTGAMYRAVTLYALEHGAIRSGMVDEEAVVKLLGEISITFRFNPQRGASDIYVNGDLVEGKIRTIEVSNCVSQVSAIPEVRHKLVAMQQEMGRRRGVVMDGRDIGTVVFPDAELKLFMTADPKVRAERRYKELREKGMEVSLEEIERNVRERDKADMSRAVSPLRQAEDAIVLDNSHMTVDEQMTWFLDRFARVTRQHPDR; translated from the coding sequence ATGTCGGACACTAAAAAGACAAATCCCAAAATCATAATCGCCGTCGACGGATACTCCTCCTGCGGCAAAAGCACCTTCGCAAAGGCCATTGCCGCTCGGCTGGGCTACATCTTCATCGACACCGGCGCCATGTACCGCGCCGTGACGCTCTACGCGCTGGAACACGGCGCCATCCGCTCGGGAATGGTCGACGAAGAGGCCGTCGTCAAGCTCCTCGGCGAAATCTCGATCACATTCCGCTTCAACCCCCAGCGCGGAGCCAGCGACATCTACGTCAACGGCGATCTGGTCGAGGGAAAGATCCGAACGATCGAGGTCTCGAACTGCGTCAGCCAGGTCAGCGCCATTCCCGAAGTGCGCCACAAGCTGGTGGCCATGCAGCAGGAGATGGGGCGCCGGCGCGGAGTGGTGATGGACGGACGCGATATCGGAACGGTCGTCTTCCCCGACGCCGAACTGAAACTCTTCATGACGGCCGACCCCAAGGTGCGGGCCGAACGCCGTTACAAGGAGTTGCGCGAAAAGGGAATGGAGGTTTCGCTCGAGGAGATCGAGCGTAACGTCCGCGAACGCGACAAGGCCGACATGAGCCGCGCCGTCTCGCCCCTGCGTCAGGCCGAGGATGCCATCGTACTGGACAACAGCCACATGACCGTCGACGAACAGATGACATGGTTCCTCGACCGTTTTGCCCGGGTGACCAGACAGCACCCGGATCGGTAG
- a CDS encoding 4-hydroxy-3-methylbut-2-enyl diphosphate reductase: protein MHIEIDDKSGFCFGVVRAISQAEEALAEGGTVYSLGDIVHNRIEVQRLEVLGLHTVTHDRMEGIAGGRLLIRAHGEPPTTYERARKLGIHVIDATCPVVARLQRRVKQAYEAMLPVGGQVVILGKRGHAEVVGLTGQVDGPILVIERAEDLRQIDFARPIHFLSQTTQSIALFEELGAEMKRRAKVPEDVRIDDTICRQVANREQYLTQFAARFDVVIFVCGRKSSNGKVLSEVCRRANPKTHVVEEPAEIDNGWFAGARSVGICGATSTPKWLMQQVADAIDKRTVQ, encoded by the coding sequence ATGCATATCGAGATAGACGACAAATCGGGATTCTGCTTCGGCGTGGTCCGGGCCATCTCGCAGGCCGAGGAGGCCCTGGCGGAAGGCGGGACGGTCTATTCGCTCGGAGATATCGTCCACAACCGCATCGAGGTCCAGCGCCTCGAGGTGCTGGGGCTCCACACCGTGACCCACGACCGGATGGAGGGGATTGCCGGCGGCCGGCTGCTGATCCGAGCCCACGGCGAGCCCCCCACAACCTATGAACGGGCACGAAAGTTGGGGATTCACGTCATCGATGCCACGTGTCCCGTCGTGGCACGGCTCCAGCGGAGAGTCAAGCAGGCCTACGAGGCGATGCTGCCCGTCGGCGGACAGGTCGTCATCCTCGGAAAGCGTGGACACGCCGAAGTCGTCGGTCTCACGGGGCAGGTCGACGGACCGATCCTCGTCATCGAACGAGCCGAAGATCTGCGGCAGATCGACTTCGCGCGCCCGATCCACTTCCTCTCGCAGACCACCCAGAGCATCGCCCTCTTCGAGGAGCTCGGCGCCGAGATGAAACGACGCGCCAAAGTCCCCGAAGACGTCCGCATCGACGACACGATCTGCCGACAGGTCGCCAACCGCGAGCAGTATCTCACGCAGTTCGCCGCACGCTTCGATGTGGTGATCTTCGTCTGCGGCCGCAAGTCCTCGAACGGAAAGGTTCTCTCCGAGGTCTGCCGCCGCGCAAACCCGAAGACCCACGTGGTCGAAGAGCCCGCCGAGATCGACAACGGTTGGTTCGCGGGGGCCCGAAGTGTCGGAATCTGCGGCGCCACCTCCACCCCCAAGTGGCTGATGCAGCAGGTCGCCGATGCAATCGATAAAAGAACAGTTCAGTGA
- a CDS encoding S41 family peptidase: MNRKYRRWTVAAAVVAAAAVTVFAARNDFGLGRNMEITVNMMRELSLNYVDPIDPDRLMEGAAAGMVSDLDPYTEYIPEKNMQDFELLTTGKYGGIGALIRQKEDYVRIAQPYEGSPADLAGLRIGDKILAIDGKDARGLTTQQVSDRLKGQPGSKVRVTVEHLDGTQETQSIRRQRIAIPGVPYAGWIADGIAYIRHSDFTEGCYEEMRAALERLRREGELKGLVLDYRSNGGGIMQEAVKILGMFVPKGTEVVSTKGRSENSKQDFRTETEPILPDLPLVVLINGNTASAAEIVSGALQDLDRAVLIGQRSFGKGLVQTTRPLGYNTMLKLTTAKYYIPSGRCIQAIDYSHSQEGSVRTVPDSLISEFSTRAGRKVYDGGGIMPDIRTEPEYISRFAVTLYALGFIEDFGDEYTRRNPGKQIDIRSFSITDADYADFEAFMKDKKVPYESDTRRAIKALKKAAEEDRFTDLEERFEKLEAELKDDTQTNLETYREQIVDAINNDIVLRHGYQAGVIEHSLGDDPEVKRALEVLGAPEEYARITTSQDTARK, from the coding sequence ATGAATAGAAAATACCGCCGTTGGACCGTCGCAGCCGCCGTCGTGGCTGCGGCTGCCGTCACCGTCTTCGCCGCCCGAAACGACTTCGGGCTCGGCCGCAACATGGAGATCACCGTCAACATGATGCGTGAACTCTCGCTCAACTACGTCGATCCGATCGACCCCGACCGTCTGATGGAGGGGGCCGCCGCCGGCATGGTCAGCGATCTGGACCCCTACACGGAGTACATCCCCGAAAAGAACATGCAGGACTTCGAACTGCTCACGACCGGCAAGTACGGCGGCATCGGCGCCCTGATCCGCCAGAAGGAGGATTACGTCCGCATCGCACAACCCTACGAAGGTTCGCCCGCCGATCTGGCCGGTCTGCGCATCGGTGACAAGATCCTCGCCATCGACGGAAAGGATGCCCGAGGCTTGACCACGCAACAGGTCTCCGACCGGCTGAAGGGACAGCCCGGCAGCAAGGTCCGCGTGACGGTCGAACACCTCGACGGCACGCAGGAGACCCAGAGCATCCGCCGCCAGCGCATCGCCATCCCCGGAGTCCCCTATGCCGGGTGGATCGCCGACGGCATCGCCTACATCCGCCACAGCGACTTCACCGAAGGATGTTACGAGGAGATGCGCGCCGCCCTGGAGCGTCTGCGCCGGGAGGGCGAGCTGAAGGGGCTCGTGCTGGACTACCGCTCGAACGGCGGAGGTATCATGCAGGAGGCCGTCAAGATCCTCGGCATGTTCGTCCCCAAGGGAACGGAGGTCGTCAGCACGAAGGGCCGCTCGGAGAATTCAAAGCAGGACTTCCGCACCGAGACGGAACCCATTCTGCCCGATCTGCCCCTCGTCGTACTGATCAACGGCAACACGGCCTCGGCTGCCGAGATCGTATCAGGGGCCCTGCAGGATCTCGACCGAGCCGTCCTGATCGGCCAGCGCAGCTTCGGAAAGGGGCTCGTCCAGACAACCCGCCCCCTGGGTTACAACACCATGCTCAAGCTCACCACCGCCAAGTACTACATTCCCTCGGGGCGCTGCATCCAGGCCATCGACTACTCCCACTCGCAGGAGGGGAGCGTGCGCACGGTGCCCGACTCGCTGATCTCCGAATTCTCGACCCGCGCCGGCCGGAAGGTCTATGACGGCGGCGGAATCATGCCCGACATCCGCACCGAACCCGAATACATCTCCCGCTTCGCCGTAACGCTCTATGCCCTGGGATTCATCGAGGACTTCGGGGACGAATACACCCGCCGGAACCCCGGCAAGCAGATCGACATCCGCTCGTTCTCGATCACCGATGCCGACTATGCCGATTTCGAGGCCTTCATGAAGGACAAGAAGGTCCCCTATGAATCGGATACCCGCCGGGCAATCAAAGCCCTGAAGAAGGCGGCCGAGGAGGACCGGTTCACCGATCTCGAAGAGCGCTTCGAAAAACTCGAGGCCGAACTCAAGGACGACACCCAGACCAATCTCGAAACTTATCGCGAACAGATCGTCGATGCCATCAACAACGACATCGTCCTGCGCCACGGCTATCAGGCCGGCGTGATCGAACACTCGCTCGGAGACGATCCCGAAGTCAAACGCGCCCTCGAGGTGCTCGGCGCCCCCGAAGAGTATGCCCGGATCACGACCAGTCAGGATACCGCCCGCAAATAG
- a CDS encoding HAMP domain-containing sensor histidine kinase, which translates to MKIHAHKFSFRNRVVVIIVGVALGAVSLLYTNEMARKLKGKEQHDVALWAHAMERVSRDMMGTIQDPLVADIMSTGNNIPFIITDENLEVINSHLIPDKIIDHPDRLRRQIDKFMSENQPIPVRFRFSSEHYHLIFYGKSALLKSLYYFPYIQIIVIAAFITLGFIAFRSSKHDEQNRVWIGLAKETAHQLGTPTSSLLGWIEYLRSQNIDQAAVEEMNKDLTHLMKITDRFSKIGSETPLTPANINEVVGESVMYFRKRIPRNVTLDYNGLAIAPVQANINAALFEWVVENLMKNSLDALQGHGTIDVRISSDDKHVMIDVKDTGKGIPKSNWKRIFEPGFTTKTRGWGLGLSLSRRIVEEYHQGKIAVIDSEIGKGTTIRITLKRTFAA; encoded by the coding sequence ATGAAAATCCATGCGCACAAATTCTCGTTCCGAAACCGCGTCGTCGTCATCATCGTCGGCGTGGCGCTCGGCGCCGTGTCGCTGCTCTACACCAACGAAATGGCCCGCAAACTCAAGGGTAAGGAGCAGCACGACGTGGCCCTCTGGGCCCACGCCATGGAGCGCGTCAGCCGCGATATGATGGGAACCATTCAGGACCCCCTGGTCGCCGATATCATGTCCACCGGAAACAACATTCCGTTCATCATCACCGACGAAAACCTCGAGGTCATCAACTCACACCTGATCCCCGACAAGATCATCGACCACCCCGATCGGCTCCGCAGGCAGATCGACAAGTTCATGTCCGAAAACCAGCCCATTCCCGTGCGGTTCCGATTCTCGTCGGAACACTACCACCTGATCTTCTACGGAAAATCGGCCCTGCTCAAGTCGCTCTACTACTTTCCCTATATTCAGATCATCGTCATCGCGGCGTTCATCACCCTGGGATTCATTGCCTTCCGCTCGTCGAAGCACGACGAGCAGAACCGCGTCTGGATCGGTCTGGCCAAGGAGACCGCCCACCAGCTGGGCACTCCGACCTCCTCGCTGCTCGGATGGATCGAGTATCTCCGCTCGCAGAATATCGACCAGGCGGCCGTCGAAGAGATGAACAAGGACCTCACCCACCTGATGAAGATCACCGACCGCTTCTCGAAGATCGGCTCCGAAACCCCGCTCACCCCGGCGAACATCAACGAGGTGGTCGGAGAATCGGTCATGTACTTCCGCAAGCGGATCCCCCGCAACGTCACCCTCGACTACAACGGGCTGGCCATCGCCCCCGTACAGGCCAACATCAATGCCGCCCTGTTCGAGTGGGTGGTCGAGAACCTCATGAAAAACTCGCTCGACGCCCTGCAGGGACACGGCACCATCGACGTCAGGATCTCTTCGGACGACAAACACGTCATGATCGATGTAAAGGATACCGGAAAGGGAATCCCCAAAAGCAACTGGAAACGCATCTTCGAGCCCGGATTCACCACCAAAACCCGCGGCTGGGGACTCGGACTGTCGCTCTCGAGACGTATCGTCGAGGAGTATCACCAGGGTAAGATCGCCGTGATCGACTCCGAAATCGGCAAGGGAACCACCATCCGCATCACCCTTAAACGCACCTTTGCCGCATGA